A part of Pararoseomonas sp. SCSIO 73927 genomic DNA contains:
- the pdxA gene encoding 4-hydroxythreonine-4-phosphate dehydrogenase PdxA → MNKSPLALTMGDPAGIGGELTLAAWARLRPSGPAFLALDDPARLVALAARLGWDVPVAPVSGPEEAAAVFADRLPVMTIRLPMPSVPGTPDPANAPAVLGSIERAVAMAQAGRVGGVVTNPISKATLYRTGFAFPGHTEFLGALTGTAEPPVMLLASPMLRVVPVTIHVSLRRALDTLSTAEIIRTGLALHRGLREGFGIESPRIAVAGLNPHAGEEGAMGDEEPRLVVPAIDALRAQGVDAFGPLPPDTMFTARARTGYDAALCLYHDQALIPIKTLDMDGGVNVTLGLPIIRTSPDHGTAFGIAGQGIADPGSLIAALRLAADMAARRSPEAAA, encoded by the coding sequence ATGAACAAGTCGCCTCTCGCCCTGACCATGGGAGACCCCGCCGGGATCGGCGGGGAGCTGACCCTGGCCGCCTGGGCGCGGCTGCGCCCCTCCGGCCCCGCCTTCCTGGCGCTGGATGACCCCGCGCGCCTTGTGGCCCTGGCCGCGCGGCTGGGCTGGGACGTGCCGGTCGCCCCGGTCTCCGGCCCGGAGGAGGCGGCGGCGGTCTTCGCCGACCGCCTTCCCGTGATGACGATCCGCCTGCCCATGCCCAGCGTGCCCGGCACGCCGGACCCGGCCAACGCTCCGGCGGTGCTCGGCTCCATCGAGCGGGCCGTTGCCATGGCGCAGGCGGGGAGGGTGGGGGGAGTCGTGACCAACCCCATCAGCAAGGCGACCCTCTACCGCACCGGTTTCGCCTTTCCCGGCCATACCGAGTTCCTGGGGGCCCTGACCGGCACGGCCGAGCCGCCGGTGATGCTGCTCGCCTCCCCCATGCTTCGGGTGGTGCCCGTGACCATCCACGTCTCCCTCCGCCGCGCCCTGGACACGCTGAGCACGGCGGAGATCATCCGCACCGGCCTCGCCCTGCACCGCGGGCTGCGGGAGGGCTTCGGCATCGAGAGCCCGCGCATCGCCGTCGCCGGGCTGAACCCCCATGCCGGCGAGGAGGGCGCGATGGGCGACGAGGAACCACGCCTCGTCGTCCCGGCGATCGATGCCCTGCGCGCCCAGGGCGTGGACGCCTTTGGCCCCCTGCCGCCGGACACCATGTTCACGGCGCGCGCGCGCACGGGCTACGACGCCGCCCTCTGCCTCTATCACGACCAAGCGCTGATCCCGATCAAGACGCTGGACATGGATGGCGGCGTGAACGTCACCCTCGGCCTGCCGATCATCCGCACCTCCCCGGATCACGGCACCGCCTTCGGCATCGCGGGCCAGGGCATCGCCGATCCGGGCAGCCTGATCGCCGCCCTCCGCCTCGCGGCCGACATGGCCGCGCGCCGCTCTCCAGAGGCAGCCGCATGA
- the ilvD gene encoding dihydroxy-acid dehydratase — MPDNTWDKSRLPSRHVTVGPERAPHRSYYYAMGMTEKEIAQPLVGVATCWNEAAPCNIALSRQAQSVKAGVREAHGSPREFTTITVTDGIAMGHQGMKSSLASRDAIADTVELTMRGHCYDALVGMAGCDKSLPGMMMAMLRLNVPSVFMYGGSILPGTYKGRDVTVVDVFEAVGMHAAGRMSDEELHELECVACPSAGACGGQFTANTMATVSEAIGLALPGSAGAPAPYEDRDKWAVESGKAVMELLRKNIRPRDIVTMDSLYNAALIVGATGGSTNAGLHLPAMAHEAGIRFTLHDVAEIMRKAPYIGDLKPGGRYVAFDVYKVGGIPVIVKALLDAGLLRGDCMTVTGKTLGENHREVIFPKDQDVIRPVSNPLSETGGVVGLKGNLAPDGGIVKIAGMKELRFEGTALCFDCEEDAFAAVEARAYKKGDVIIIRYEGPKGGPGMREMLSTTAALYGQGAGADVALITDGRFSGATRGFCIGHVGPEAAVGGPIALLRDGDRIVIDAGKGTIDVDLSEEELARRRAEWKPRSTDYNSGALWKYAQLVGPAHLGAVTHPGGEAETHVYADI, encoded by the coding sequence ATGCCGGACAACACCTGGGACAAGTCCCGCCTTCCCAGCCGCCATGTGACGGTCGGTCCCGAGCGCGCGCCGCACCGCTCCTACTACTACGCCATGGGCATGACGGAGAAGGAGATTGCCCAGCCGCTGGTCGGCGTCGCCACCTGCTGGAATGAGGCCGCGCCCTGCAACATCGCCCTCAGCCGGCAGGCGCAGAGCGTGAAGGCCGGCGTGAGGGAGGCCCACGGCTCCCCGCGCGAGTTCACCACCATCACGGTGACTGACGGCATCGCCATGGGCCACCAGGGCATGAAATCGTCCCTCGCCAGCCGCGACGCCATCGCGGACACGGTGGAGCTGACGATGCGCGGCCACTGCTACGATGCGCTGGTCGGCATGGCCGGATGCGATAAGTCCTTGCCCGGCATGATGATGGCGATGCTGCGCCTGAACGTGCCGAGCGTGTTCATGTACGGCGGCTCCATCCTGCCCGGGACCTACAAGGGCCGCGACGTGACGGTGGTGGACGTGTTCGAGGCGGTGGGCATGCACGCCGCCGGCCGCATGTCCGACGAGGAGCTGCACGAGCTGGAATGCGTGGCCTGCCCCAGCGCCGGCGCCTGCGGCGGCCAGTTCACGGCGAACACCATGGCCACCGTGTCCGAGGCGATCGGCCTCGCGCTCCCCGGGTCCGCCGGCGCCCCGGCGCCCTATGAGGACCGGGACAAGTGGGCCGTGGAATCCGGCAAGGCCGTGATGGAGCTGCTGCGGAAGAACATCCGCCCGCGCGACATCGTCACGATGGACAGCCTCTACAACGCGGCCCTGATCGTGGGCGCCACGGGTGGCTCCACCAATGCCGGGCTGCACCTGCCGGCCATGGCGCATGAGGCGGGGATCAGGTTCACCCTGCACGACGTGGCGGAGATCATGCGGAAGGCGCCGTATATCGGCGACCTGAAGCCGGGCGGCCGCTACGTGGCCTTCGACGTCTACAAGGTCGGCGGCATCCCCGTGATCGTGAAGGCGCTGCTCGATGCCGGGCTTCTGCGCGGCGACTGCATGACCGTGACCGGCAAGACCCTGGGCGAGAACCACCGCGAGGTGATCTTCCCGAAGGATCAGGACGTGATCCGCCCGGTGTCCAACCCATTGTCGGAGACGGGCGGCGTCGTCGGGCTGAAGGGCAACCTCGCCCCGGACGGCGGCATCGTGAAGATCGCCGGTATGAAGGAGCTGCGCTTCGAGGGCACCGCGCTCTGCTTCGACTGCGAGGAGGACGCCTTCGCCGCCGTGGAGGCCCGCGCCTACAAGAAGGGCGACGTGATCATCATCCGCTACGAGGGGCCGAAGGGCGGCCCGGGCATGCGGGAGATGCTCTCCACCACCGCCGCCCTCTACGGCCAGGGCGCGGGGGCGGACGTGGCCCTGATCACCGATGGCCGCTTCTCCGGCGCCACGCGCGGCTTCTGCATCGGCCATGTCGGGCCGGAGGCGGCCGTGGGAGGCCCGATCGCGCTGCTCCGCGACGGCGACCGCATCGTGATCGACGCCGGCAAGGGCACGATCGACGTGGACCTCTCCGAGGAGGAGCTGGCCCGTCGCAGGGCCGAGTGGAAGCCCCGGTCCACGGACTACAACTCCGGCGCGCTGTGGAAGTACGCCCAGCTCGTCGGCCCGGCCCATCTCGGCGCCGTGACGCACCCGGGCGGCGAGGCGGAGACCCACGTCTACGCCGACATTTGA
- a CDS encoding valine--tRNA ligase, whose protein sequence is MLDKTLSPAGFEPRLYEGWEGSGAFAANPASNAAPFTIMIPPPNVTGSLHVGHALDVTIQDTLIRFRRMQGRDALWQPGTDHAGIATQMVVERLLAAEGVDRREMGREAFLDRVWQWKGESGGTITRQLRRMGASLDWSRERFTMDEGLSEAVREVFVTLHRQGLMYRDRRLVNWDVKFQTAISDLEVESKEVKGSLWHLRYPVEGQPGRFLVVATTRPETMLGDTAVAVNPEDERFRDLVGKSVILPIVGRRIPVVADSYSDPEKGSGAVKITPAHDFNDFEVGRRHDLPSPSVLDAEGRVLLAEIEGEARAEPGIADPAFLSSLAGMERFEARKAILAELERLELIEKIEPHAHAVPHGDRSGVPIEPRLTWQWYVDAATLAKPAIQAVETGKTVFVPRQWENTFFAWMRDIQPWCVSRQLWWGHQIPAWYGPDGHIFVERTEAEAKAAARAHYGEERELTRDPDVLDTWFSSGLWPFSTLGWPRQTPELARYYPGDVLVTGFDIIFFWVARMMMLGIHFMGDVPFRTVNIHGLVRDERGQKMSKSKGNVMDPLELADAYGADALRFTLASFAGPGRDVRLGRQKVESNRAFVTKLWNAARFCEMNGIAPDRVFDPMKATTPLARWIIDAGNAAIAEATAALESYRLDDYAAALYRFTWGSFCDWFLELAKPALTGPDGPEKDEAKGAAQHVLGLILRLAHPVMPYVTEELWDRFGYGPEGSLIRTSWPEPVAVVGADTARAELEWLVGFISEVRTVRAEVNVPPSVTVPLLLQGASAETMDRAARWIEPIRRMARATEVVSHEGAAPAGVAQAVVGEATVMLPLEGVVDLAAERARLSKEHAKVEAEARKIAQKLANPDFTSRAREEVVEETRERLAGAEAEAARLAAALSRIAA, encoded by the coding sequence ATGCTCGACAAGACGCTCTCGCCCGCCGGCTTCGAGCCGCGCCTCTACGAGGGATGGGAGGGGTCCGGCGCCTTCGCGGCCAATCCGGCCTCGAACGCCGCGCCCTTCACCATCATGATCCCCCCGCCGAACGTGACGGGCAGCCTGCACGTCGGCCACGCCCTGGACGTGACGATCCAGGACACGCTGATCCGCTTCCGCCGCATGCAGGGCCGGGACGCGCTGTGGCAGCCCGGCACGGACCACGCGGGCATCGCGACGCAAATGGTGGTGGAGCGCCTCCTGGCCGCGGAGGGGGTGGACCGGCGCGAGATGGGGCGGGAAGCCTTCCTGGACCGGGTCTGGCAGTGGAAGGGCGAGAGCGGCGGCACCATCACCCGCCAGCTCCGCCGCATGGGCGCCAGCCTGGACTGGTCGCGCGAGCGCTTCACCATGGATGAGGGCCTGTCCGAGGCCGTGCGGGAGGTCTTCGTGACCCTGCACCGCCAGGGGCTGATGTACCGCGACCGGCGCCTGGTGAACTGGGATGTGAAGTTCCAGACCGCCATCTCCGACCTCGAGGTGGAGAGCAAGGAGGTGAAGGGCAGCCTCTGGCACCTGCGCTACCCGGTCGAGGGCCAGCCCGGCCGCTTCCTCGTTGTGGCCACGACGCGGCCGGAGACGATGCTGGGCGATACGGCGGTGGCCGTGAACCCGGAGGATGAGCGCTTCCGCGACCTCGTCGGTAAGTCCGTGATCCTGCCGATCGTCGGGCGGCGCATCCCCGTGGTGGCCGATTCCTACTCCGACCCGGAGAAGGGCTCGGGCGCCGTGAAGATCACGCCCGCGCACGACTTCAACGATTTCGAGGTGGGCCGGCGCCACGACCTGCCCTCCCCGAGCGTGCTGGACGCCGAGGGGCGGGTCCTCCTCGCCGAGATCGAGGGCGAGGCGAGGGCGGAGCCCGGCATCGCCGACCCGGCCTTCCTGTCCTCGCTGGCGGGGATGGAGCGCTTCGAGGCGCGCAAGGCGATCCTGGCGGAGCTGGAGCGGCTGGAGCTGATCGAGAAGATCGAGCCGCACGCCCACGCCGTGCCCCACGGCGACCGCTCCGGCGTGCCGATCGAGCCGCGCCTGACCTGGCAGTGGTACGTGGACGCCGCGACCCTGGCGAAGCCCGCCATCCAGGCGGTGGAGACGGGCAAGACCGTCTTCGTGCCGCGCCAGTGGGAGAACACCTTCTTCGCCTGGATGCGGGACATCCAGCCCTGGTGCGTCTCCCGCCAGCTCTGGTGGGGCCACCAGATCCCGGCCTGGTACGGGCCGGACGGGCACATCTTCGTCGAGCGGACCGAGGCGGAGGCCAAGGCCGCCGCCCGCGCCCATTACGGCGAGGAGCGGGAGCTGACCCGCGACCCGGACGTGCTGGACACCTGGTTCTCCTCCGGCCTCTGGCCCTTCTCCACCCTCGGCTGGCCGCGGCAGACGCCCGAGCTGGCCCGCTACTACCCCGGCGACGTGCTGGTGACGGGGTTCGACATCATCTTCTTCTGGGTCGCCCGGATGATGATGCTGGGCATCCACTTCATGGGCGACGTTCCGTTCAGGACCGTGAACATCCACGGACTCGTGCGGGACGAGCGCGGGCAGAAGATGTCCAAGTCCAAGGGCAACGTCATGGACCCGCTGGAGCTGGCGGATGCCTACGGCGCCGACGCCCTGCGCTTCACCCTGGCCTCCTTCGCGGGCCCGGGGCGCGACGTGCGGCTGGGCCGGCAGAAGGTCGAGAGCAACCGCGCCTTCGTCACGAAGCTGTGGAACGCCGCCCGCTTCTGCGAGATGAACGGGATCGCGCCGGACCGCGTCTTCGACCCGATGAAGGCCACCACGCCGCTGGCCCGGTGGATCATCGACGCGGGGAACGCGGCCATCGCGGAGGCGACGGCGGCGCTGGAGAGCTACCGGCTGGATGACTACGCCGCCGCCCTCTACCGCTTCACCTGGGGAAGCTTCTGCGACTGGTTCCTGGAACTCGCCAAGCCCGCCCTGACCGGGCCGGACGGGCCGGAGAAGGACGAGGCCAAGGGCGCGGCGCAGCACGTGCTGGGCCTGATCCTGCGGCTGGCCCACCCCGTGATGCCCTACGTCACGGAGGAGCTCTGGGACCGCTTCGGCTACGGGCCGGAGGGCAGCCTCATCCGCACCTCCTGGCCCGAGCCGGTCGCCGTGGTGGGCGCCGACACGGCCCGGGCCGAGCTGGAATGGCTGGTGGGCTTCATCTCGGAGGTCCGCACCGTGCGGGCAGAGGTGAACGTGCCGCCCTCCGTCACCGTGCCGCTGCTGCTGCAGGGCGCCTCCGCCGAGACGATGGACCGCGCCGCACGCTGGATCGAGCCGATCCGCCGCATGGCCCGCGCCACCGAGGTGGTGTCGCACGAGGGCGCGGCCCCGGCGGGCGTGGCCCAGGCCGTGGTGGGAGAGGCGACGGTGATGCTGCCGCTGGAGGGCGTGGTGGACCTCGCCGCGGAGCGCGCGCGCCTCTCGAAGGAGCACGCCAAGGTGGAGGCAGAGGCGCGCAAGATCGCGCAGAAGCTGGCGAACCCGGACTTCACCAGCCGCGCCAGGGAGGAGGTGGTGGAGGAGACGCGGGAGCGCCTCGCCGGCGCCGAGGCCGAGGCGGCGCGCCTGGCCGCGGCCCTGTCGCGAATCGCGGCCTGA
- a CDS encoding DUF2497 domain-containing protein encodes MSGAAPPGQDPSMEDILASIRKILNEEEPAPPPEAAPAGRPNPAPVAAPQPAPELEPEPLELTEAMLVAPPAAAPAPAPATAPLEAPPEPPAPAAAPMPPPTPDPEVPEGLGEGLVAPATAAAAAALIGQLARTVAAERAAPVYRGGPSIEDVVREEVRPVLKAWMDAHLPALVERLVRAEIERVVSRSLG; translated from the coding sequence ATGTCCGGCGCCGCCCCACCCGGCCAGGATCCGTCGATGGAGGACATCCTCGCCTCCATCCGCAAGATCCTGAACGAGGAGGAGCCCGCGCCTCCCCCGGAGGCAGCGCCCGCCGGCCGGCCGAACCCTGCGCCGGTTGCGGCGCCGCAGCCCGCGCCGGAACTGGAGCCGGAACCGCTGGAGCTGACGGAGGCGATGCTGGTGGCCCCGCCCGCCGCGGCGCCGGCGCCGGCGCCCGCCACGGCGCCGCTGGAGGCACCGCCCGAGCCGCCCGCGCCGGCGGCGGCCCCGATGCCCCCGCCGACGCCGGATCCCGAGGTGCCGGAGGGGCTGGGCGAAGGCTTGGTGGCGCCCGCGACGGCCGCGGCCGCCGCGGCCCTGATTGGGCAGCTCGCCCGCACCGTGGCGGCGGAGCGCGCCGCACCGGTGTATCGCGGTGGTCCTTCGATCGAGGACGTAGTGCGGGAGGAGGTCCGGCCGGTGCTGAAAGCCTGGATGGACGCCCACCTGCCCGCCCTGGTGGAACGGCTGGTGAGAGCGGAGATCGAGCGGGTGGTCAGCCGGTCCCTGGGCTGA
- a CDS encoding 2OG-Fe dioxygenase family protein, translated as MSAPAPAVAGIGYVSLSAGEARRLFDPAGSLMPAGSWSAFAASWDDLRPDAYMADGGRYRLRRHAILRAAPGEPAVRAPHGPHFQATRHNALNGGIDRWFEPVADEVWSGPVLRTLVEGARGVFDRLSPETAWHVEIHQFRIEARTEEAGKPTPEGMHSDGVDFVMVMMVGRENVAGGVTGIEIDGREAASFTLSEPMDAVLLDDNRVKHGVTPIHPIDPARPGHRDVLVVTFRRS; from the coding sequence ATGAGCGCCCCCGCCCCCGCCGTCGCCGGGATCGGCTACGTCTCCCTGTCTGCCGGGGAGGCCCGCCGCCTCTTCGATCCTGCCGGCTCCCTGATGCCGGCCGGCAGCTGGTCCGCTTTCGCCGCCAGTTGGGACGATCTGCGCCCCGACGCCTACATGGCCGATGGCGGCCGCTACCGCCTGCGCCGCCACGCCATCCTCCGCGCCGCGCCCGGCGAGCCTGCGGTCCGTGCCCCGCACGGCCCGCACTTCCAGGCCACGCGCCACAACGCCCTGAACGGCGGCATCGACCGCTGGTTCGAGCCGGTGGCCGACGAGGTCTGGTCCGGCCCGGTCCTCCGCACCCTGGTGGAGGGCGCGCGGGGCGTCTTCGACCGCCTCTCGCCCGAGACGGCTTGGCACGTCGAGATCCACCAGTTCCGCATCGAGGCACGGACGGAGGAGGCGGGCAAGCCCACGCCGGAGGGGATGCACTCGGACGGCGTGGACTTCGTGATGGTGATGATGGTCGGGCGCGAGAACGTGGCGGGCGGCGTCACCGGCATCGAGATCGACGGGCGCGAGGCGGCGAGCTTCACCCTTTCCGAACCGATGGACGCCGTGCTGCTGGACGACAACCGGGTGAAGCACGGGGTGACCCCGATCCACCCGATCGACCCGGCGCGCCCCGGCCACCGGGACGTGCTGGTCGTGACCTTCCGGCGCTCCTAG
- a CDS encoding transcriptional regulator, with amino-acid sequence MIVFLDFEASGLGKRGFPIEVGWVFESGEEEAHLIRPAPEWEEWDPSAERIHGLSRETLAREGEPHDAVARRMVERLDGHALFASAPSWDGQWLSRLLRAAGLPRHALRLRDTEEARRDSAIQALAEGGRGADDRLLETVLAEAAEEARAADPAHRALADARREMALWRGMGDRVRAALARPG; translated from the coding sequence GTGATCGTCTTCCTCGATTTCGAGGCGAGCGGCCTGGGGAAACGCGGATTCCCGATCGAGGTCGGCTGGGTCTTCGAGAGCGGGGAGGAGGAGGCGCATCTCATCCGTCCCGCCCCGGAGTGGGAGGAGTGGGATCCCTCCGCGGAGCGGATCCACGGCCTGTCCCGCGAGACCCTGGCGCGGGAGGGCGAGCCACACGACGCGGTGGCCCGACGCATGGTGGAGCGGCTGGACGGCCACGCCCTTTTCGCCTCGGCCCCCTCCTGGGACGGCCAGTGGCTCAGCCGGCTGCTGCGCGCCGCCGGGCTGCCGAGGCACGCGCTGCGGCTGCGGGACACCGAGGAAGCCCGGCGGGACAGCGCGATCCAGGCCCTGGCCGAAGGTGGGCGCGGGGCCGATGACAGGCTCCTCGAGACGGTTCTGGCCGAGGCGGCGGAGGAGGCCCGGGCGGCCGATCCCGCCCACCGGGCCCTCGCCGATGCGCGGCGCGAGATGGCGTTGTGGCGCGGCATGGGCGACCGTGTCCGGGCCGCGCTGGCGCGGCCGGGATAG
- a CDS encoding pyridoxine 5'-phosphate synthase — MSPIRLGINVDHVATLRNARGGVHPDPVAAARLALANGADSITIHLREDRRHIRDADCVAMKAGITAPINLEMAATEEMQAIALALRPHACCLVPEKRAELTTEGGLDVAGQEAALAPVVSALVAAGIRVSLFLDPEPRQIETAARLGTKAVELHTGTFCEATPGPRRDSELTRLRTAAAQVAALGMECHAGHGLDYATAPLLAVIPEVVELNIGHFLMGQALFDGLGPAVARMRQVMEAARP; from the coding sequence ATGAGCCCCATCCGCCTTGGCATCAACGTCGATCACGTCGCCACGCTCCGCAACGCCCGCGGCGGGGTGCATCCCGACCCCGTCGCCGCCGCCCGCCTGGCCCTGGCGAACGGCGCCGACAGCATCACCATCCACCTGCGCGAGGACCGGCGGCACATCCGGGATGCGGATTGCGTGGCCATGAAGGCCGGCATCACGGCCCCGATCAACCTGGAGATGGCCGCGACGGAGGAGATGCAGGCCATCGCGCTCGCCCTGCGCCCCCATGCCTGCTGCCTCGTGCCGGAGAAGCGGGCAGAACTGACCACCGAGGGCGGGCTGGACGTGGCGGGGCAGGAGGCCGCGCTGGCGCCCGTGGTCTCCGCGCTCGTGGCAGCGGGGATCCGCGTCTCGCTCTTCCTCGATCCCGAACCCCGGCAGATCGAGACCGCCGCCCGCCTTGGCACCAAGGCCGTCGAGCTGCACACCGGCACCTTCTGCGAGGCCACGCCGGGGCCCCGGCGGGACTCCGAACTCACCCGGCTTCGCACCGCCGCCGCGCAGGTGGCCGCGCTGGGGATGGAGTGCCACGCGGGCCACGGGCTGGATTACGCGACGGCGCCGCTGCTGGCCGTCATCCCGGAGGTGGTGGAGCTGAACATCGGCCACTTCCTGATGGGGCAGGCCCTCTTCGACGGACTCGGCCCGGCGGTGGCCCGCATGCGGCAGGTGATGGAGGCGGCACGGCCATGA
- a CDS encoding exodeoxyribonuclease III: MRLCTFNVNSARKRMPHLRRLIERHAPDLIFLQELKCRTEEFPGMEVADLGYRVHAVGQPGGRNGVAVVARIPFEVVDEALPDGDDDTHARFVEVRAAGANIAGIYLPNGNSGGDAGYAYKLAWMARLRERVAERLGSFTPYAVLGDFNVCPTDADFFPGSMPPTDALVRPETRAAFRAITHLGMTDALRALHPTDAPWTYWDYGPAFEANRGLRIDHALLSAELAERLTGAFVDLAARSEETPSDHAPVLFDLAE, encoded by the coding sequence TTGCGCCTCTGCACCTTCAACGTGAACTCGGCGCGGAAGCGGATGCCGCATCTGCGCCGCCTGATCGAGCGGCACGCGCCGGACCTGATCTTCCTGCAAGAGCTGAAGTGCCGGACGGAGGAGTTTCCGGGCATGGAGGTGGCCGACCTGGGCTACCGCGTCCACGCCGTGGGGCAGCCAGGCGGGCGGAACGGCGTGGCGGTGGTGGCCCGCATCCCCTTCGAGGTGGTGGACGAGGCGCTGCCGGACGGGGATGACGATACCCATGCCCGTTTCGTCGAGGTGCGCGCGGCCGGGGCCAACATCGCCGGCATCTACCTGCCCAACGGCAATTCCGGCGGGGATGCCGGTTACGCGTACAAGCTGGCCTGGATGGCCCGGCTGCGGGAACGGGTGGCGGAGAGGCTGGGTTCCTTCACCCCCTATGCCGTGCTGGGTGACTTCAACGTCTGCCCGACCGACGCCGACTTCTTCCCGGGCTCCATGCCACCGACCGACGCGCTGGTCCGGCCGGAGACCCGCGCGGCCTTCCGGGCCATCACCCATCTCGGCATGACAGACGCGCTGCGGGCCCTGCACCCCACGGACGCGCCCTGGACCTACTGGGATTACGGCCCGGCTTTCGAGGCGAACAGGGGTCTGCGGATCGACCATGCCCTGCTCTCCGCCGAGCTGGCGGAACGGCTGACCGGGGCCTTCGTGGACCTTGCGGCGCGGTCGGAGGAGACCCCCTCCGACCACGCGCCGGTGCTGTTCGATCTCGCCGAGTAG
- a CDS encoding TolC family outer membrane protein has protein sequence MIRSHAPRRREPAAGAPGREPAQGPAHAPDRAGRRAPRAWLAPALGLAVLAAPALAPAAARGQTLQEALAQTYANNPTLATARAQLRVVDENVPQALAGWRPTVSVTGSAGYGTGSTRQLAANNFGQRVGVTTDTERAIGSVQATVTQPLYRGGRTVAATRRAENQVMAQRARLLATEQQVLQDAVSGYVNVIRFQEEVRLNLNNAQVLQRQLDATNERFRVGEITRTDVAQAESRLAGARASRADSEGQLQNARAVFQRVIGSAPARLTAPQPLSPAARTNQDAAQVAALNNPAVVAALFDEAAARDFIDVQLGALLPQASLQGQALRSDNQTLPGFRSTGEQIVATVTVPIYQGGAEYALVRQARQDAARLRQVVDDQRRTASAQAVQAWETLQSTRATVDSVRAQIRASEIALDGVQREAVVGSRTTLDVLNAEQELLNARVSLVRALTNVVTASHSLAQAVGRLTARDLRLPVALYDTEAYYRAVRDRWAGLGDYTAPQPVQQ, from the coding sequence ATGATCCGCAGCCATGCCCCGCGCCGCCGGGAACCTGCCGCAGGCGCGCCCGGCCGCGAGCCCGCCCAAGGGCCCGCCCACGCGCCTGACCGGGCGGGGCGCCGCGCGCCGCGCGCCTGGCTAGCCCCGGCGCTCGGCCTCGCCGTGCTCGCGGCGCCCGCCCTCGCCCCCGCGGCGGCACGGGGCCAGACCCTGCAGGAGGCGCTGGCCCAGACCTACGCCAACAACCCCACCCTCGCCACGGCGCGCGCCCAGCTGCGCGTGGTGGACGAGAACGTGCCGCAGGCCCTGGCGGGCTGGCGCCCCACCGTCTCCGTCACCGGCAGCGCCGGCTACGGGACGGGCAGCACCCGCCAGCTCGCCGCCAACAACTTCGGCCAGCGCGTTGGCGTGACCACGGATACGGAGCGCGCCATCGGCTCCGTCCAGGCCACCGTCACCCAGCCGCTCTATCGCGGCGGCCGCACCGTGGCCGCCACGCGGCGGGCCGAGAACCAGGTCATGGCGCAGCGCGCCCGCCTTCTGGCGACTGAGCAGCAAGTGCTGCAGGACGCCGTCTCCGGCTACGTGAACGTTATCCGGTTCCAGGAGGAGGTCCGCCTCAACCTGAACAACGCCCAGGTGCTGCAGCGCCAGCTGGATGCGACGAACGAGCGCTTTCGGGTGGGCGAGATCACCCGCACGGACGTGGCGCAGGCGGAGAGCCGCCTGGCCGGCGCCCGCGCGTCCCGCGCCGATTCGGAGGGGCAGCTCCAGAACGCCCGCGCCGTCTTCCAGCGCGTGATCGGCTCCGCCCCCGCCCGGCTCACCGCGCCCCAGCCCCTCTCGCCCGCGGCGCGCACCAACCAGGACGCGGCCCAGGTGGCGGCGCTGAACAACCCCGCCGTGGTCGCCGCCCTGTTCGACGAGGCGGCGGCGCGCGACTTCATCGACGTCCAGCTCGGCGCCCTGCTGCCCCAGGCCAGCCTGCAGGGCCAGGCGCTGCGCAGCGACAACCAGACTCTGCCCGGCTTTCGCAGCACGGGCGAGCAGATCGTCGCCACCGTGACCGTGCCGATCTACCAGGGCGGCGCGGAGTACGCGCTGGTGCGGCAGGCCCGGCAGGACGCGGCCCGGCTGCGGCAGGTGGTGGACGACCAGCGCCGCACCGCCTCTGCCCAGGCCGTCCAGGCCTGGGAGACCCTGCAGAGCACCCGCGCCACGGTGGACAGCGTGCGCGCCCAGATCCGCGCCTCCGAGATCGCGCTGGACGGCGTGCAGCGCGAGGCGGTGGTGGGCAGCCGGACCACCCTGGACGTGCTGAACGCCGAGCAGGAGCTGCTGAACGCCCGCGTCTCCCTCGTGCGCGCGCTCACGAACGTGGTCACCGCCAGCCACTCCCTCGCCCAGGCGGTGGGGCGGCTGACGGCGCGGGACCTGCGCCTTCCCGTCGCGCTCTACGACACGGAGGCCTATTACAGGGCGGTGCGCGACCGCTGGGCCGGGCTCGGCGATTACACCGCGCCACAGCCCGTCCAGCAGTAG
- a CDS encoding iron-sulfur cluster assembly accessory protein: MPDGSPQPVPFSVSPSALAQVAEIAAAQGRPGAGLRLAVEAGGCSGFQYKFDLADAPEAEDLVVDGRVFIDPVSLDLLRGAELDWADELIGAHFRVRNPVAASGCGCGVSFSV, encoded by the coding sequence ATGCCCGACGGCAGCCCCCAGCCCGTGCCTTTCTCCGTCAGCCCCTCCGCTCTGGCGCAGGTGGCCGAGATCGCGGCCGCCCAGGGGCGCCCGGGGGCCGGGCTGCGCCTGGCGGTGGAGGCCGGGGGGTGTTCCGGCTTCCAGTACAAGTTCGACCTCGCCGACGCGCCGGAGGCGGAGGATCTGGTGGTGGACGGGCGGGTCTTCATCGACCCCGTCTCGCTGGACCTCTTGCGCGGGGCGGAGCTGGACTGGGCGGACGAGCTGATCGGCGCGCATTTCCGGGTGCGGAACCCCGTCGCGGCCTCCGGCTGCGGCTGCGGCGTCTCCTTCTCGGTCTGA